In the Salmo trutta chromosome 33, fSalTru1.1, whole genome shotgun sequence genome, one interval contains:
- the LOC115172495 gene encoding protein AHNAK2-like isoform X2, which yields MCDCFHLAFPNWHGSPGTGAGRRLKGPEPDTVDDTICEEPSEFIEGERPRPQGSSPVDEYPETDKYTDIDKQGGGGSGKKGKRGFGSLFEKRSPAKMSQLESSESGVIVRMAKETCAEGLVVSGGGKEGIFIKEVRPESPASKLLSVHEGDQILSATVYFDDVKYEDAIQILEHAQPYKMELLLKRKPIKISTLASEPALEFTQVTITMLFFWICRVVLCLWLFFL from the exons GGGCCGGACGAAGGCTGAAGGGACCAGAGCCTGACACGGTGGATGATACA ATATGTGAAGAGCCATCTGAATTTATAGAGGGGGAGAGACCTCGCCCACAAGGATCCTCCCCTGTAGATGAATACCCTGAGACTGACAAATACACTGACATTGATAAACAG GGTGGAGGTGGGAGTGGCAAGAAAGGAAAGAGGGGTTTTGGGTCCCTTTTTGAAAAGCGCTCCCCTGCCAAGATGAGTCAACTGGAG AGCTCAGAGTCGGGAGTGATTGTGAGAATGGCAAAAGAGACATGTGCCGAGGGTCTTGTTGTGAgcggaggagggaaggagggaatcTTCATTAAGGAAGTGAGGCCAGAGTCCCCAGCCTCAAAGCTTCTTAGTGTACATGAGG GTGATCAGATACTCAGTGCCACAGTGTATTTTGACGATGTTAAATATGAAGATGCCATTCAGATATTGGAACATGCACAGCCTTACAAGATGGAGTTACTTCTGAAACGCAAACCAATAAAGATATCCACCCTTGCGAGTGAACCAGCCCTTGAATTTACCCAAGTAACTATCACTATGTTGTTTTTCTGGATCTGTAGAGTAGTGTTATGTCTTTGGCTCTTTTTCTTATGA